Proteins from a single region of Sebastes umbrosus isolate fSebUmb1 chromosome 8, fSebUmb1.pri, whole genome shotgun sequence:
- the klhl22 gene encoding kelch-like protein 22 isoform X2 has translation MKPEHQFLTMAEEGKLSAMGGRAAGSSGRPGRQTYKSSTHFCCLLDGLLTLRQGGILFDVVLLVEGRPIQAHRILLAASCDYFRGMFAGGLREAQQKEIPIHGVSYMAMKKILDYIYTSEIELDLECVQEVLIAATLVQLEVVIGFCCDFLFSWLDESNILEVHNLADLYALQQLNARVHSYILTNIQTLSRTDVYRQLPKDEVFSALSSDELQVNSENEVYEAALHYHYSPVQVETDQVYLQVSPKDNLKMLDAVRFCLIEKQVLQRLFGRLNQCPLKDSVSAALRYHEQEIWQPVLQSPLTQPRSTFHCILGFGGMFTSSSLPTESEHLFQVFHPSWGEWRTLTAAHAPRMSNQGIAVLNNFVYLIGGDKNTSGFRAETRCWRYDPRHNSWCSIQSLQQQHADHCVCVMGDHIYAIGGRDYSSELESVERYDPRTNTWEFVSPLKREVYAHAGAVLDGKMYITCGRRGNAYLRETYCFDPVANHWTACAEGPVERAWHGMAAVNGRVYVIGGSNDQRGYRRDVLKVACLDPEANSWSLLTPLPAGHGEPGIAVLNSLIYVLGGRSHDKSNRMKYVHVYNPDADEWENETEFKERVSGMAACVVLMPPAVIAQARSWEQRTKASWEDVDMDNSDDSSED, from the exons ATGAAGCCTGAACATCAGTTCCTTACCATGGCTGAGGAAGGAAAGCTGAGTGCGATGGGAGGACGAGCTGCTGGTTCATCAGGCCGCCCGGGCCGACAGACCTACAAGAGTTCAACCCATTTCTGCTGCCTGCTGGACGGCCTGCTGACTCTCAGACAGGGTGGCATCCTGTTTGatgtg gtgctgctggtggaggGTCGACCCATCCAAGCCCACCGTATACTCCTGGCAGCCTCTTGCGATTATTTTAG GGGAATGTTTGCTGGAGGCCTTCGCGAGGCGCAGCAAAAGGAGATCCCAATTCATGGAGTATCTTACATGGccatgaaaaaaatacttgactACATCTACACTTCAGAGATTGAGTTAGACCTGGAGTGTGTGCAGGAAGTTCTGATAGCTGCCACACTAGTACAG cttGAGGTTGTCATCGGCTTTTGCTGCGACTTCCTTTTCTCCTGGCTGGACGAGAGCAACATTTTAGAGGTGCACAATCTAGCTGATCTCTATGCACTGCAGCAACTCAATGCCAGGGTCCACTCCTACATCCTCACGAACATCCAGACTTTGTCTCGCACCGATGTGTACCGACAGCTCCCCAAGGATGAAGTCTTCAGCGCGCTGAGCAGCGACGAGCTCCAGGTGAACAGCGAGAACGAGGTGTATGAGGCGGCTCTTCATTACCACTACAGTCCTGTGCAGGTGGAAACTGACCAGGTGTACTTGCAGGTCAGTCCCAAG GACAATCTCAAGATGCTCGACGCTGTGCGTTTCTGCCTGATTGAGAAACAAGTGCTGCAGAGGCTGTTCGGCAGACTGAACCAGTGTCCACTGAAGGATTCTGTGTCAGCAGCCCTGCGGTATCACGAGCAGGAGATCTGGCAGCCCGTCCTGCAGAGTCCTCTCACCCAGCCGCGGTCCACCTTCCACTGCATATTGGGCTTTGGGGGGATGTTCACCTCCAGCTCCCTCCCCACGGAGAGCGAGCATTTGTTTCAGGTGTTTCACCCGAGCTGGGGGGAGTGGAGGACTCTCACCGCCGCTCACGCACCCCGAATGTCCAACCAGGGCATCGCTGTGCTCAACAACTTTGTTTATCTAATCGGAGGAGACAAGAACACCAGTGGATTTCGTGCAGAGACCCGCTGCTGGAG ATACGACCCTCGCCACAACAGCTGGTGCTCCATCCAgtccctgcagcagcagcacgctgaccactgtgtttgtgtcatgGGTGACCATATTTATGCCATCGGAGGACGGGACTACAGCAGTGAGCTGGAGTCAGTGGAGCGCTATGACCCGCGCACCAACACGTGGGAGTTTGTATCACCCCTAAAGAGAGAG GTTTACGCCCACGCTGGAGCAGTGTTGGATGGGAAGATGTACATAACATGCGGGCGCAGAGGAAATGCGTACCTCAGAGAGACCTACTGCTTTGACCCTGTGGCCAATCATTGGACAGCGTGTGCTGAGGGGCCGGTGGAGCGCGCCTGGCACGGCATGGCTGCTGTTAATGGACGCGTTTATGTTATCGGGGGAAGCAATGATCAGCGTGGATATCGGCGGGATGTCCTGAAG gtggcATGCTTGGACCCCGAAGCCAACTCTTGGTCTTTACTGACCCCCCTCCCCGCGGGACACGGAGAACCCGGCATCGCCGTGCTGAACAGTCTCATCTACGTCCTGGGAGGACGCTCCCACGACAAAAGCAACAGGATGAAATACGTTCACGTGTACAACCCCGACGCAGACGAGTGGGAGAACGAGACGGAGTTTAAGGAGCGCGTCTCCGGCATGGCGGCCTGCGTGGTGCTCATGCCCCCTGCCGTGATCGCCCAGGCCAGGAGCTGGGAGCAGCGCACCAAGGCCTCATGGGAGGACGTGGACATGGACAACTCTGACGACTCTAGCGAGGATTGA
- the klhl22 gene encoding kelch-like protein 22 isoform X1: protein MKPEHQFLTMAEEGKLSAMGGRAAGSSGRPGRQTYKSSTHFCCLLDGLLTLRQGGILFDVVLLVEGRPIQAHRILLAASCDYFRGMFAGGLREAQQKEIPIHGVSYMAMKKILDYIYTSEIELDLECVQEVLIAATLVQLEVVIGFCCDFLFSWLDESNILEVHNLADLYALQQLNARVHSYILTNIQTLSRTDVYRQLPKDEVFSALSSDELQVNSENEVYEAALHYHYSPVQVETDQVYLQVSPKDNLKMLDAVRFCLIEKQVLQRLFGRLNQCPLKDSVSAALRYHEQEIWQPVLQSPLTQPRSTFHCILGFGGMFTSSSLPTESEHLFQVFHPSWGEWRTLTAAHAPRMSNQGIAVLNNFVYLIGGDKNTSGFRAETRCWRYDPRHNSWCSIQSLQQQHADHCVCVMGDHIYAIGGRDYSSELESVERYDPRTNTWEFVSPLKREVYAHAGAVLDGKMYITCGRRGNAYLRETYCFDPVANHWTACAEGPVERAWHGMAAVNGRVYVIGGSNDQRGYRRDVLKVACLDPEANSWSLLTPLPAGHGEPGIAVLNSLIYVLGGRSHDKSNRMKYVHVYNPDADEWENETEFKERVSGMAACVVLMPPAVIAQARSWEQRTKASWEDVDMDNSDDSSED from the exons ATGAAGCCTGAACATCAGTTCCTTACCATGGCTGAGGAAGGAAAGCTGAGTGCGATGGGAGGACGAGCTGCTGGTTCATCAGGCCGCCCGGGCCGACAGACCTACAAGAGTTCAACCCATTTCTGCTGCCTGCTGGACGGCCTGCTGACTCTCAGACAGGGTGGCATCCTGTTTGatgtggtgctgctggtggaggGTCGACCTATCCAAGCCCACCGTATACTCCTGGCAGCCTCTTGCGATTATTTTAG GGGAATGTTTGCTGGAGGCCTTCGCGAGGCGCAGCAAAAGGAGATCCCAATTCATGGAGTATCTTACATGGccatgaaaaaaatacttgactACATCTACACTTCAGAGATTGAGTTAGACCTGGAGTGTGTGCAGGAAGTTCTGATAGCTGCCACACTAGTACAG cttGAGGTTGTCATCGGCTTTTGCTGCGACTTCCTTTTCTCCTGGCTGGACGAGAGCAACATTTTAGAGGTGCACAATCTAGCTGATCTCTATGCACTGCAGCAACTCAATGCCAGGGTCCACTCCTACATCCTCACGAACATCCAGACTTTGTCTCGCACCGATGTGTACCGACAGCTCCCCAAGGATGAAGTCTTCAGCGCGCTGAGCAGCGACGAGCTCCAGGTGAACAGCGAGAACGAGGTGTATGAGGCGGCTCTTCATTACCACTACAGTCCTGTGCAGGTGGAAACTGACCAGGTGTACTTGCAGGTCAGTCCCAAG GACAATCTCAAGATGCTCGACGCTGTGCGTTTCTGCCTGATTGAGAAACAAGTGCTGCAGAGGCTGTTCGGCAGACTGAACCAGTGTCCACTGAAGGATTCTGTGTCAGCAGCCCTGCGGTATCACGAGCAGGAGATCTGGCAGCCCGTCCTGCAGAGTCCTCTCACCCAGCCGCGGTCCACCTTCCACTGCATATTGGGCTTTGGGGGGATGTTCACCTCCAGCTCCCTCCCCACGGAGAGCGAGCATTTGTTTCAGGTGTTTCACCCGAGCTGGGGGGAGTGGAGGACTCTCACCGCCGCTCACGCACCCCGAATGTCCAACCAGGGCATCGCTGTGCTCAACAACTTTGTTTATCTAATCGGAGGAGACAAGAACACCAGTGGATTTCGTGCAGAGACCCGCTGCTGGAG ATACGACCCTCGCCACAACAGCTGGTGCTCCATCCAgtccctgcagcagcagcacgctgaccactgtgtttgtgtcatgGGTGACCATATTTATGCCATCGGAGGACGGGACTACAGCAGTGAGCTGGAGTCAGTGGAGCGCTATGACCCGCGCACCAACACGTGGGAGTTTGTATCACCCCTAAAGAGAGAG GTTTACGCCCACGCTGGAGCAGTGTTGGATGGGAAGATGTACATAACATGCGGGCGCAGAGGAAATGCGTACCTCAGAGAGACCTACTGCTTTGACCCTGTGGCCAATCATTGGACAGCGTGTGCTGAGGGGCCGGTGGAGCGCGCCTGGCACGGCATGGCTGCTGTTAATGGACGCGTTTATGTTATCGGGGGAAGCAATGATCAGCGTGGATATCGGCGGGATGTCCTGAAG gtggcATGCTTGGACCCCGAAGCCAACTCTTGGTCTTTACTGACCCCCCTCCCCGCGGGACACGGAGAACCCGGCATCGCCGTGCTGAACAGTCTCATCTACGTCCTGGGAGGACGCTCCCACGACAAAAGCAACAGGATGAAATACGTTCACGTGTACAACCCCGACGCAGACGAGTGGGAGAACGAGACGGAGTTTAAGGAGCGCGTCTCCGGCATGGCGGCCTGCGTGGTGCTCATGCCCCCTGCCGTGATCGCCCAGGCCAGGAGCTGGGAGCAGCGCACCAAGGCCTCATGGGAGGACGTGGACATGGACAACTCTGACGACTCTAGCGAGGATTGA
- the klhl22 gene encoding kelch-like protein 22 isoform X3, producing the protein MKPEHQFLTMAEEGKLSAMGGRAAGSSGRPGRQTYKSSTHFCCLLDGLLTLRQGGILFDVVLLVEGRPIQAHRILLAASCDYFRGMFAGGLREAQQKEIPIHGVSYMAMKKILDYIYTSEIELDLECVQEVLIAATLVQLEVVIGFCCDFLFSWLDESNILEVHNLADLYALQQLNARVHSYILTNIQTLSRTDVYRQLPKDEVFSALSSDELQVNSENEVYEAALHYHYSPVQVETDQVYLQDNLKMLDAVRFCLIEKQVLQRLFGRLNQCPLKDSVSAALRYHEQEIWQPVLQSPLTQPRSTFHCILGFGGMFTSSSLPTESEHLFQVFHPSWGEWRTLTAAHAPRMSNQGIAVLNNFVYLIGGDKNTSGFRAETRCWRYDPRHNSWCSIQSLQQQHADHCVCVMGDHIYAIGGRDYSSELESVERYDPRTNTWEFVSPLKREVYAHAGAVLDGKMYITCGRRGNAYLRETYCFDPVANHWTACAEGPVERAWHGMAAVNGRVYVIGGSNDQRGYRRDVLKVACLDPEANSWSLLTPLPAGHGEPGIAVLNSLIYVLGGRSHDKSNRMKYVHVYNPDADEWENETEFKERVSGMAACVVLMPPAVIAQARSWEQRTKASWEDVDMDNSDDSSED; encoded by the exons ATGAAGCCTGAACATCAGTTCCTTACCATGGCTGAGGAAGGAAAGCTGAGTGCGATGGGAGGACGAGCTGCTGGTTCATCAGGCCGCCCGGGCCGACAGACCTACAAGAGTTCAACCCATTTCTGCTGCCTGCTGGACGGCCTGCTGACTCTCAGACAGGGTGGCATCCTGTTTGatgtggtgctgctggtggaggGTCGACCTATCCAAGCCCACCGTATACTCCTGGCAGCCTCTTGCGATTATTTTAG GGGAATGTTTGCTGGAGGCCTTCGCGAGGCGCAGCAAAAGGAGATCCCAATTCATGGAGTATCTTACATGGccatgaaaaaaatacttgactACATCTACACTTCAGAGATTGAGTTAGACCTGGAGTGTGTGCAGGAAGTTCTGATAGCTGCCACACTAGTACAG cttGAGGTTGTCATCGGCTTTTGCTGCGACTTCCTTTTCTCCTGGCTGGACGAGAGCAACATTTTAGAGGTGCACAATCTAGCTGATCTCTATGCACTGCAGCAACTCAATGCCAGGGTCCACTCCTACATCCTCACGAACATCCAGACTTTGTCTCGCACCGATGTGTACCGACAGCTCCCCAAGGATGAAGTCTTCAGCGCGCTGAGCAGCGACGAGCTCCAGGTGAACAGCGAGAACGAGGTGTATGAGGCGGCTCTTCATTACCACTACAGTCCTGTGCAGGTGGAAACTGACCAGGTGTACTTGCAG GACAATCTCAAGATGCTCGACGCTGTGCGTTTCTGCCTGATTGAGAAACAAGTGCTGCAGAGGCTGTTCGGCAGACTGAACCAGTGTCCACTGAAGGATTCTGTGTCAGCAGCCCTGCGGTATCACGAGCAGGAGATCTGGCAGCCCGTCCTGCAGAGTCCTCTCACCCAGCCGCGGTCCACCTTCCACTGCATATTGGGCTTTGGGGGGATGTTCACCTCCAGCTCCCTCCCCACGGAGAGCGAGCATTTGTTTCAGGTGTTTCACCCGAGCTGGGGGGAGTGGAGGACTCTCACCGCCGCTCACGCACCCCGAATGTCCAACCAGGGCATCGCTGTGCTCAACAACTTTGTTTATCTAATCGGAGGAGACAAGAACACCAGTGGATTTCGTGCAGAGACCCGCTGCTGGAG ATACGACCCTCGCCACAACAGCTGGTGCTCCATCCAgtccctgcagcagcagcacgctgaccactgtgtttgtgtcatgGGTGACCATATTTATGCCATCGGAGGACGGGACTACAGCAGTGAGCTGGAGTCAGTGGAGCGCTATGACCCGCGCACCAACACGTGGGAGTTTGTATCACCCCTAAAGAGAGAG GTTTACGCCCACGCTGGAGCAGTGTTGGATGGGAAGATGTACATAACATGCGGGCGCAGAGGAAATGCGTACCTCAGAGAGACCTACTGCTTTGACCCTGTGGCCAATCATTGGACAGCGTGTGCTGAGGGGCCGGTGGAGCGCGCCTGGCACGGCATGGCTGCTGTTAATGGACGCGTTTATGTTATCGGGGGAAGCAATGATCAGCGTGGATATCGGCGGGATGTCCTGAAG gtggcATGCTTGGACCCCGAAGCCAACTCTTGGTCTTTACTGACCCCCCTCCCCGCGGGACACGGAGAACCCGGCATCGCCGTGCTGAACAGTCTCATCTACGTCCTGGGAGGACGCTCCCACGACAAAAGCAACAGGATGAAATACGTTCACGTGTACAACCCCGACGCAGACGAGTGGGAGAACGAGACGGAGTTTAAGGAGCGCGTCTCCGGCATGGCGGCCTGCGTGGTGCTCATGCCCCCTGCCGTGATCGCCCAGGCCAGGAGCTGGGAGCAGCGCACCAAGGCCTCATGGGAGGACGTGGACATGGACAACTCTGACGACTCTAGCGAGGATTGA
- the klhl22 gene encoding kelch-like protein 22 isoform X4, whose amino-acid sequence MFAGGLREAQQKEIPIHGVSYMAMKKILDYIYTSEIELDLECVQEVLIAATLVQLEVVIGFCCDFLFSWLDESNILEVHNLADLYALQQLNARVHSYILTNIQTLSRTDVYRQLPKDEVFSALSSDELQVNSENEVYEAALHYHYSPVQVETDQVYLQVSPKDNLKMLDAVRFCLIEKQVLQRLFGRLNQCPLKDSVSAALRYHEQEIWQPVLQSPLTQPRSTFHCILGFGGMFTSSSLPTESEHLFQVFHPSWGEWRTLTAAHAPRMSNQGIAVLNNFVYLIGGDKNTSGFRAETRCWRYDPRHNSWCSIQSLQQQHADHCVCVMGDHIYAIGGRDYSSELESVERYDPRTNTWEFVSPLKREVYAHAGAVLDGKMYITCGRRGNAYLRETYCFDPVANHWTACAEGPVERAWHGMAAVNGRVYVIGGSNDQRGYRRDVLKVACLDPEANSWSLLTPLPAGHGEPGIAVLNSLIYVLGGRSHDKSNRMKYVHVYNPDADEWENETEFKERVSGMAACVVLMPPAVIAQARSWEQRTKASWEDVDMDNSDDSSED is encoded by the exons ATGTTTGCTGGAGGCCTTCGCGAGGCGCAGCAAAAGGAGATCCCAATTCATGGAGTATCTTACATGGccatgaaaaaaatacttgactACATCTACACTTCAGAGATTGAGTTAGACCTGGAGTGTGTGCAGGAAGTTCTGATAGCTGCCACACTAGTACAG cttGAGGTTGTCATCGGCTTTTGCTGCGACTTCCTTTTCTCCTGGCTGGACGAGAGCAACATTTTAGAGGTGCACAATCTAGCTGATCTCTATGCACTGCAGCAACTCAATGCCAGGGTCCACTCCTACATCCTCACGAACATCCAGACTTTGTCTCGCACCGATGTGTACCGACAGCTCCCCAAGGATGAAGTCTTCAGCGCGCTGAGCAGCGACGAGCTCCAGGTGAACAGCGAGAACGAGGTGTATGAGGCGGCTCTTCATTACCACTACAGTCCTGTGCAGGTGGAAACTGACCAGGTGTACTTGCAGGTCAGTCCCAAG GACAATCTCAAGATGCTCGACGCTGTGCGTTTCTGCCTGATTGAGAAACAAGTGCTGCAGAGGCTGTTCGGCAGACTGAACCAGTGTCCACTGAAGGATTCTGTGTCAGCAGCCCTGCGGTATCACGAGCAGGAGATCTGGCAGCCCGTCCTGCAGAGTCCTCTCACCCAGCCGCGGTCCACCTTCCACTGCATATTGGGCTTTGGGGGGATGTTCACCTCCAGCTCCCTCCCCACGGAGAGCGAGCATTTGTTTCAGGTGTTTCACCCGAGCTGGGGGGAGTGGAGGACTCTCACCGCCGCTCACGCACCCCGAATGTCCAACCAGGGCATCGCTGTGCTCAACAACTTTGTTTATCTAATCGGAGGAGACAAGAACACCAGTGGATTTCGTGCAGAGACCCGCTGCTGGAG ATACGACCCTCGCCACAACAGCTGGTGCTCCATCCAgtccctgcagcagcagcacgctgaccactgtgtttgtgtcatgGGTGACCATATTTATGCCATCGGAGGACGGGACTACAGCAGTGAGCTGGAGTCAGTGGAGCGCTATGACCCGCGCACCAACACGTGGGAGTTTGTATCACCCCTAAAGAGAGAG GTTTACGCCCACGCTGGAGCAGTGTTGGATGGGAAGATGTACATAACATGCGGGCGCAGAGGAAATGCGTACCTCAGAGAGACCTACTGCTTTGACCCTGTGGCCAATCATTGGACAGCGTGTGCTGAGGGGCCGGTGGAGCGCGCCTGGCACGGCATGGCTGCTGTTAATGGACGCGTTTATGTTATCGGGGGAAGCAATGATCAGCGTGGATATCGGCGGGATGTCCTGAAG gtggcATGCTTGGACCCCGAAGCCAACTCTTGGTCTTTACTGACCCCCCTCCCCGCGGGACACGGAGAACCCGGCATCGCCGTGCTGAACAGTCTCATCTACGTCCTGGGAGGACGCTCCCACGACAAAAGCAACAGGATGAAATACGTTCACGTGTACAACCCCGACGCAGACGAGTGGGAGAACGAGACGGAGTTTAAGGAGCGCGTCTCCGGCATGGCGGCCTGCGTGGTGCTCATGCCCCCTGCCGTGATCGCCCAGGCCAGGAGCTGGGAGCAGCGCACCAAGGCCTCATGGGAGGACGTGGACATGGACAACTCTGACGACTCTAGCGAGGATTGA
- the tbx16 gene encoding T-box transcription factor 16: protein MQSIRDLKPNFSGPPPSSMAAGPDAYLQGNIRMTLEDPELWKSFHEIGTEMIITKPGRRMFPHCKINLSGLIPCAKYILLVDMVPEDGFRYKWNKEKWEVAGKAEPQPPCRTYLHPDSPAPGSHWMKQSVSFLKLKLTNNTLDQHGHIILHSMHSYHPRFHIVQADDLFSVRWSVFQTFTFPETSFTAVTAYQNTKITKLKIDHNPFAKGFRDEGTNKKRRSSKNPTCLEKQAKMSDILNRDSEEDSPPDFCRSSYEGYDGEEGDLPKRKEADGVKEERYSPWAAEREHSVRTESPAGADPRDMYNTEQLVPAPASYQPYRFHEYGKSPSPSSSVGSSSSGSGRSSFESRVPDVATVPDHESSKPRTHEVGPSPCGPQHLPAPQDYTGVLNMTMAQAGKPGVIGHHIYSPYGAEQPLGQWSGPGAAQYPPPHHLTADYATQAVHHGYHHGNVAEWSQYPLFSYSCW, encoded by the exons ATGCAGTCCATCAGAG ACTTGAAGCCCAACTTCAGCggccctcctccctcctccatggCTGCCGGCCCTGATGCCTATCTCCAGGGCAACATCAGGATGACCCTGGAGGACCCTGAGCTCTGGAAGAGCTTCCATGAAATAGGAACAGAGATGATTATCACTAAACCGGGCAG GAGGATGTTTCCACACTGTAAGATTAACCTGTCCGGCCTTATTCCGTGTGCCAAGTACATCTTACTGGTTGACATGGTGCCTGAGGATGGTTTTAGGTATAAG TGGAATAAAGAGAAATGGGAGGTGGCGGGGAAAGCGGAGCCCCAGCCTCCCTGCAGGACCTACCTCCACCCCGACTCCCCGGCCCCGGGGAGCCACTGGATGAAGCAGTCCGTCTCCTTCCTCAAACTCAAGCTCACCAACAACACACTCGACCAGCACGGCCAT ATCATTCTGCACTCCATGCACAGCTACCACCCGCGCTTCCACATCGTCCAGGCGGATGACCTGTTCAGCGTCCGCTGGAGTGTCTTCCAGACCTTCACCTTCCCTGAGACTTCCTTCACGGCAGTCACAGCGTACCAGAACACCAAG ATTACGAAGCTGAAGATCGACCACAACCCATTTGCAAAAGGTTTCCGGGATGAAGGCACTAATAAAAAAAG GCGTTCAAGCAAGAACCCAACCTGCCTGGAGAAGCAAGCCAAGATGtcagacattttgaacagagacTCAGAGGAGGACAGTCCACCAG ATTTCTGCCGGTCATCGTATGAGGGTTACGACGGAGAGGAAGGAGACCTGCCCAAAAGGAAAGAGGCTGACGGCGTCAAAGAGGAGCGCTACTCCCCGTGGGCTGCTGAGAGGGAGCACAGCGTGAGGACTGAATCCCCCGCCGGGGCTGACCCCAGAGACATGTACAACACAGAGCAGCTCGTACCCGCTCCGGCTTCCTACCAGCCGTACAG GTTCCACGAGTACGGAAAgtctccctccccctcctccagcgtcggcagcagcagcagtggatcAGGACGCAGCAGCTTCGAGTCCAGAGTCCCCGACGTCGCAACCGTCCCAGATCACGAGTCTTCAAAGCCCCGCACACACGAGGTCGGCCCGTCCCCTTGCGGCCCGCAGCACCTCCCCGCCCCCCAGGACTACACCGGGGTCCTCAACATGACCATGGCCCAGGCTGGCAAGCCAGGGGTGATCGGCCACCACATCTACAGCCCGTACGGCGCCGAGCAGCCCCTGGGCCAGTGGAGCGGCCCCGGCGCCGCCCAGTATCCCCCTCCTCACCACCTGACCGCCGACTACGCCACGCAAGCCGTGCACCACGGCTATCACCATGGCAACGTGGCCGAGTGGAGCCAATACCCGCTGTTCTCCTACTCCTGCTGGTGA